The genomic interval TTGCCGGCGGCCCCACCAATGACACGTACATGGGACGGTTGGAAATCAGCCGTTTGAACCCCCCAGGCAGTCTCGAAGCACGTAGTCTTTTGAGCATTCCACGTTTGGCTGATCTATTGGCGGGAAAAGGGCCGAATCCCCCCCTCCAACCTCAAGACGACGTGAAAATCTACAACCGTGCCCATTTCGAGCCCGAAGCTTCGGTCGGTATTCAGGGCGAGGTACTCAACCCCGGCAACTTCACCCTTATGAAAGGGATGCGGTTGCTCGATCTTGTCTATGCTGCGGGCCTCAAACGATCCTCCTACCTCAAATCGGTGGAACTGGGACGTACTTGGTTCGATGGCACCGAAATGAAACACGAACGCCGTAATATCGATCTTGAATTGGTCATCAAGGGGGACGAAAGTGCCAACCCCCTGCTTCAGGCCCGCGATTATGTTGTCGTCCGTCCCATCCCCGACTGGAAGGAGGATCGGACGGTCACTCTGCGTGGCGAGATTGTCTTCCCTGGAACCTACCGACTGGATGACAACGAAACCCTCGCCCACCTTGTTGAACGTGCAGGTGGGTTTACCGACGCCGCTTACCTGCCGGGCGCCATCTTCAGCCGCCAAGCGGTCAAAGCCAGCGAAGAATCGCGCAAACAGGAACTGATTCGGCTACAGGAATCGATAATTGCCGCCGATCTGCAGCAAACCCAGGCCAGCAGCGTTGCAGGAAATGACGCCAGTGTGCTCGACAGCAGGATGGCCACCGCCAAGATGCTGATCGAACGACTCAAATCGACCCCCATGCTGGGACGGATTGTTCTGCAGTTGCACCAGGACGGCACCGTGGAGGGAAGTGTTCGGGATTTGCCCATGGAGGATGGCGATACCCTGTTTGTCCCAAGTAAACCGGCTCAGGTTGCCGTGCTCGGCGAGGTCTACAACCCCACCGCCTTTATGTGGGACGAAGACCTCGATGTCGGCGATTATCTTGCACTGGCCGGCGGCAACACCGAACAGGCCAATACCGATGGTATTTATGTGATTAAGGCCAACGGCTCGGTGATTTCGGCTCATAGTCGCTTTTTCGGCATCGAGGGTTATTCCTTGGCGCCGGGCGATACTGTTCTCGTTCCTCAACTCCTCCAGGAAGAATCCTTTGTTTCCCAGGCCCTACCTTGGTCGACCCTGATGTACAACATGGCGGTGGCGGCAAAGGTTCTACTCGGCTTCTAAACCACGATGGCAAAGAACACAAAAAAGGCCGGGAATCCCCAGCCTTTTTTGTGTCTTTTTTGTGTCTGTAAAATGGTTCGACTCAGCCCAAAACCTCGACCGCCGCTGGTACCTCCGCCTCTAAATAGCGCCGCATACGCTTGAGCCCCTGGACCTCGATCTGCCGCACTCGCTCGCGCGAAACCCCGAGTTCCTCGGCCAAATCGGCCAAACTGCGCGGATCGTCGCTGAGCACCCTTGCCTCAATCACCAACCGCTCACGCTCGGGCAGAACGGTCAGAGCCTGCGCGCCCCACTGGCGAAAACGGGCACCGTCGAGGGTCGCCATGACCTGGACTTCGGGGCCTGGACCTTCATCCTCAACCGTATCGAGCCAGCTCGCTGATCCATCTTGGGTCAGCGGGGCATCAAGGCTGTAATCGCCCCCGTGAACCCGGCCGTCGAAGGTCAAAACCTCGTCGACGCCGATCTTGTGCTCTTGGGCAATCTGAGCGGCGGTGTCGTAATCGAGTTCGGAGATCCGCCGCCGCGCCTTACGTAGAGCGATGAAGAGGCCGCGCTGCAAACGACTGGTACCGATCTTCACCAGCGACCACGATTTGAGCACGTATTCCTGAATGTTGGCCCGGATCCACCACATGGCGTAGGTGGCCAGCCTCACACCCTTGTCGGGGGAAAACTTCGCCACCGCCCGCATCAAACCGATGTTGCCCTCTTGTACCAGATCGGCCAGCTTCAGGCCGTACCCCTTGTATTTCAGCGCCACCTTAACCACCAGACGCAGATGGCTGGTCACCAGGGCGTGGGCCGCTTCAACCTCCCCTTGGTCGATCCAGCGTAGAGCTAGGTCGTGCTCCTGCTGCGCCGAGAGCATCGGGTAGGTGTGGACCTCTCGGATGTACTGGGCCAAACCGGCATCATGGGCCAATAAAGCTCGCATCAATTGCTCCTTGAACTGTTTTGGAACGACCTTACAGGGACCGCTCCCCCGATAACGCTGGCACTCAAAGAGCGGAAGTGCCAAATATAGTTCCTAAACCTGCTCCAGCAAGCGGCATAAGATTGCCTCGGATCGGGTTATCGCGTAGAAATACGGCCTTTTTTTCCAGGCCCCTTCAACCTTTGCAGGACCGAATCATGGACTTAATGCCCCACGTCATGACCACCTACTCCCGGATGCCGATTGCCCTGTCGCACGGCACGGGGTCGCGTGTCGTCGATACCCAAGGCAAGTCCTACCTCGACTTTTTATCGGGGCTGGCGGTAACCAATCTGGGGCATGCCCATCCGGCGGTCACCGAGGCGCTGCGGGAACAAGCGGGCAAGTTGCTGCATTGTTCCAACTTGTTCCAGATTCCGGTTCAGGAAGAGGTCGCCGAGCTGCTCTGTGCCAACAGCTTCGCCAGTCGGGTGTTTTTCGCCAACTCAGGAGCCGAGGCCAACGAAGCGGCACTGAAGATCGCCCGCAAATGGCACGCCCTTGAGGGGACCGGACGCAGCGATTTCATCACCTTCGTCGGCTCCTTCCACGGACGCACCCTGGCCACCGTCACCGCCACCGCTCAGCCAAAATACCAAGAGGGGTTTGGCCCCCTCATTCCCGGTTTCTCGTACGCCAAGTTCAACGATCTGTCCTCGGTCGAGGCGCTGATTACCCCCAAGACCGCCGCCATCATGGTTGAGCCGATCCAGGGGGAAGGAGGCGTGGTTCCTGCCACGCCTGAGTTCCTCAAGGGGCTGCGGGCCCTGTGCGACCAACACGGCATTTTGTTGATTTTCGATGAGGTCCAAGTCGGCATGGGGCGGACCGGGCGGATGTTTGCCCACCACCTGTACCAGGTGGAGCCCGACATCATGACCCTGGCCAAGGCGCTGGCCAACGGGGTTCCGGTCGGGGCGATGCTGGCCCGCGACCCCGTTGCCCGCGCCCTCACCCCTGGTACTCATGCCTCTACCTTCGGGGGCAATCCCTTGGCGATGGCGGGGGCCAAGGCGGTGCTTGAGGTCATGACCGCCCCCGGCTTTATGGATCAGGTGCAACGACAGGGGGAGGCGCTGCGCCAAACCCTGAAGTCGATGCAAACCCGCCATGCCGTGATTAAAGAGGTCCGCGGCGCCGGTTTCATCCAGGGCTTGGTCCTGGAGGTCTCCTGCGCCGAAGTGGTCTCGCTGTGCCTCAATCGAGGTCTTTTGCTCAACTGCGCCGCCGGTAACGTCGTGCGCATCCTGCCGCCGCTCACCCTGAGCGACGCCGAAATGGCCGAAGGGCTCGCCATCCTCGATCAAGTTCTTTCCGACCTTTTTTGAGGCGACACCCCTCTGCCGTACCCAAGGTTTTCCCATGGAACGTAATACAATGCCGTATCCCGATTTCGACCGGACGAAACATCTCCTCACCGTAGCTGATCACCCCAAGGAGCAGGTTTTCCGCTGGATTGATCGTGGCATCGAACTGAAGAAGATGCGCCTTGAGGGGATCGAACACCGCCCCCTGGTCGGCAAGACTCTGGCGATGATCTTCGAGAAGGCCTCAACCCGGACCCGGGTCTCCTTTGAGGCGGGGATGCATCAGCTGGGGGGCCACGCCCTGTTCCTTTCGCCCAAGGATACCCAGCTGGGGCGAGGCGAACCGATTGAGGACACCGCCCGAGTCCTGTGCCGCATGGTCGACGGCATCATGATCCGCACCTTCGAACAAGAGACGGTGGAACGGATGGCCGCCTACTCCTCGGTGCCGGTGATTAATGGCCTGACCGATTTTGCCCACCCTTGCCAAATCCTGGCCGACTTGATGACCCTCAAAGAGCGGTTCGGCCACATCGACGATTTGGTGGTCAGCTGGGTC from Proteobacteria bacterium CG1_02_64_396 carries:
- a CDS encoding ornithine carbamoyltransferase — encoded protein: MPYPDFDRTKHLLTVADHPKEQVFRWIDRGIELKKMRLEGIEHRPLVGKTLAMIFEKASTRTRVSFEAGMHQLGGHALFLSPKDTQLGRGEPIEDTARVLCRMVDGIMIRTFEQETVERMAAYSSVPVINGLTDFAHPCQILADLMTLKERFGHIDDLVVSWVGDGNNMAHSWIFAAAHLGFTLRLATPEGFEPQAEVMAWGQERNPSILLTRDPLEAVAGAHAVTTDVWASMGQEDEEEERAKIFELYQVDEEVMEHAGSDAVFLHCLPAYRGDEVAAAVIDGPQSLVWDEAENRLHVQKAVLEDLMGGNR
- a CDS encoding aspartate aminotransferase family protein; its protein translation is MDLMPHVMTTYSRMPIALSHGTGSRVVDTQGKSYLDFLSGLAVTNLGHAHPAVTEALREQAGKLLHCSNLFQIPVQEEVAELLCANSFASRVFFANSGAEANEAALKIARKWHALEGTGRSDFITFVGSFHGRTLATVTATAQPKYQEGFGPLIPGFSYAKFNDLSSVEALITPKTAAIMVEPIQGEGGVVPATPEFLKGLRALCDQHGILLIFDEVQVGMGRTGRMFAHHLYQVEPDIMTLAKALANGVPVGAMLARDPVARALTPGTHASTFGGNPLAMAGAKAVLEVMTAPGFMDQVQRQGEALRQTLKSMQTRHAVIKEVRGAGFIQGLVLEVSCAEVVSLCLNRGLLLNCAAGNVVRILPPLTLSDAEMAEGLAILDQVLSDLF